A stretch of the Uranotaenia lowii strain MFRU-FL chromosome 3, ASM2978415v1, whole genome shotgun sequence genome encodes the following:
- the LOC129757107 gene encoding uncharacterized protein LOC129757107, whose translation MAHSSKNPCPYCEALKSELGVANGTARTKGSINENCTRKKKLNGKNFASCVNAPLVSGSDEDKIVNLCPPPPLHITLGIINTIFKSLEKKAPDWVDLWVEQAQVRHQQMTYGFTGRACHALLDATNCLADNPELSDYVTVLNNFKNVYAKCFSFKLEHGFEEAIADFASSWEKLNLPFTSKYHITKYHVADFCREAGRGLGLHNEQASESVHADFDVIWQRYKAPKSSKVYNDRLLNSLIDYNSNHMC comes from the exons ATGGCCCACTCTTCGAAGAATCCATGTCCATACTGTGAGGCTTTAAAGAGCGAGCTCGGTGTAGCAAACGGAACCGCGAGAACCAAAGGAAGTATAAACGAAAATTGcacaagaaaaaagaaattgaatggaAAGAACTTCGCAAGCTGCGTGAATGCCCCGTTGGTCTCGGGTAGTGATGAAGACAAAATCGTGAACCTTTGCCCGCCTCCACCGTTACATATAACGCTTGGAATtattaatacaatttttaagtCACTTGAGAAGAAAGCACCAGACTGGGTAGACTTATGGGTGGAACAAGCACAGGTGAGACACCAACAGATGACGTACGGTTTCACCGGAAGAGCTTGCCACGCGCTATTGGATGCTACCAATTGTTTGGCAGACAACCCTGAACTTTCAGATTACGTTACG GTTCTGAATAACTTCAAAAACGTGTATGCAAAATGCTTTTCCTTTAAACTCGAGCATGGGTTTGAGGAGGCTAttgcagattttgccagcagctGGGAGAAGCTGAATCTTCCATTCACATCTAAATATCACATTACAAAGTACCATGTGGCGGATTTCTGTCGAGAAGCCGGAAGAGGACTTGGGCTTCACAATGAGCAAGCCTCCGAATCCGTACATGCTGATTTTGATGTGATTTGGCAGCGATATAAAGCTCCCAAATCATCAAAGGTTTATAACGACCGTTTGTTAAACTCTTTGATTGATTACAACAGCAACCATATGTGttag
- the LOC129757111 gene encoding COMM domain-containing protein 4: protein MKFRFCGDGDCPDWVLAEIHSNLAVLSSEQLDQVAEFVAKGILGNEVPEDQVRKVFGISKGSMDTPKAAFACIRFLLVSAARFNTESSIFGTELQQLGLPKDHTTVMCRVLEDYVSQFRSVLLRSSLKINELESVSSSIPEGTIDCVQLQFDIANEIVNGVSQPASHTVNVNRSDIPILLKELKTIKSIMDGYDFEAKHGEVK, encoded by the exons aaatttcgCTTCTGCGGCGATGGCGACTGCCCGGATTGGGTTTTGGCGGAAATTCACTCCAACCTAGCCGTACTAAGTTCGGAACAACTGGACCAGGTAGCCGAATTCGTGGCGAAAGGCATTTTGGGCAATGAAGTTCCG gaAGATCAAGTTCGAAAAGTTTTCGGAATCAGCAAAGGTTCGATGGACACTCCGAAGGCGGCGTTTGCCTGCATCCGGTTCCTGTTGGTAAGTGCTGCACGTTTTAATACCGAAAGTTCAATTTTCGGAACCGAATTGCAACAGCTGGGATTGCCCAAAGATCACACCACGGTCATGTGCCGGGTGCTGGAAGATTACGTTAGCCAGTTTCGTTCCGTCCTCCTACGCTCtagtttgaaaattaatgaGCTGGAAAGTGTTTCCAGCAGCATTCCGGAAGGAACCATTGATTGCGTTCAACTGCAGTTCGATATCGCAAACGAAATTGTCAATGGGGTTTCCCAACCGGCATCCCACACGGTCAATGTGAATCGAAGCGACATTCCCATCTTGCTAAAAGAGTTGAAAACAATTAAATCCATCATGGATGGGTACGATTTCGAAGCTAAACATGGTGAGGTAAAATGA